In Solidesulfovibrio carbinoliphilus subsp. oakridgensis, the sequence CAAATTCGTGCCGGCCGACGTGCCGGTGCCGCTCAAAAATCGCTACGGCCGGCCCCACGAGGTGGGGGCCGACCGGCTGGTCACGGCCTTTGCCGGCCGCCGGGCGGCCAGTGCCCGCTCGGTCATTGTGGTCGATTTCGGCACGGCCACCAATTTCGACTGCGTGACCGACGACGCCTTCCTCGGCGGGCTCATCTGCCCGGGCATGATGACCTCGCTGTCGGGCCTGGTCAGCAAAACGGCCAAGCTGCCCCACGTGGCCCTCGATCCCGGCAACGGGGCCCTGTCCATCGGCCGGTCCACCACCGAATGCATCAACCAGGGGTTTGTCTTCGGCTTCGCCGACATGGTCCAGGGCGTGACCGCGCGCCTGAAAGCCCACCTCGGCGGCGAGGTGCAGGTGTTGGCCACGGGCGGGTTCGCGGAAAAGCTGGCCCCCATCTGCCCGGTCATCCGCGACGTCCGGCCCGAGCTGCTCCTCGACGGGCTGCGCCAGCTGTGGCTTGGCCAGACCCGGGCCGGGGCCGGCCGGAAAAACAACT encodes:
- a CDS encoding type III pantothenate kinase, with protein sequence MPALLIDVGNTNIKFGLAERTGLTVSFALPTDRSATPDSLGLAMATALSFHGCRPADVEAGLASSVVPPLNPILERAVSRYLGVRLKFVPADVPVPLKNRYGRPHEVGADRLVTAFAGRRAASARSVIVVDFGTATNFDCVTDDAFLGGLICPGMMTSLSGLVSKTAKLPHVALDPGNGALSIGRSTTECINQGFVFGFADMVQGVTARLKAHLGGEVQVLATGGFAEKLAPICPVIRDVRPELLLDGLRQLWLGQTRAGAGRKNNLS